A genome region from Anastrepha obliqua isolate idAnaObli1 chromosome 4, idAnaObli1_1.0, whole genome shotgun sequence includes the following:
- the LOC129244943 gene encoding salivary glue protein Sgs-3 produces the protein MARVQFLWCSVLLLSLAVAQDFEPEPLEPEIVTTSAPQTTTELPITTTELTTDAPTIITTTTENPVPATTTMTTEQPTTTAETLTTTTTPATTTTTTEQPTTTTPRVPTTILTTTTTEQPTTTTTTPRVPTTILTTTTTEQPTTTTERLTTTTTTATTTTTAQPTTTASPTTTTTTTTTEQPASSTTTTPKTTTTTALPQTTTKRWPDFPIFPTTTSTTARPITTARPIAPARPTTTIKHPGYPPYRPVNPWKPYVPPYRPQKPNPPQDPPQNRCYYRSHRGSPYLQWMCGKWQYQYPVRCYRCCLYTDVSYASCYEVHRSHCPLPGQQNYKTYSNYWLYF, from the exons atg GCAAGAGTGCAGTTTCTTTGGTGCAGTGTTTTGCTTTTAAGTCTCGCTGTGGCGCAAGATTTCGAGCCTGAACCGTTAGAACCCGAAATAGTAACAACGAGTGCACCTCAAACTACCACCGAGCTGCCCATAACAACCACTGAGCTTACTACCGATGCGCCAACAATTATTACCACGACAACAGAGAATCCTGTGCCCGCTACAACAACTATGACAACAGAgcaaccaacaacaactgccgAAACACTTACGACTACAACCACTCCTGCCACTACAACGACGACAACAGagcagccaacaacaacaacaccaagagTGCCTACTACTATTCTCACTACTACGACTACAGagcagccaacaacaacaacaacaacaccaagagTGCCTACTACTATTCTCACTACTACGACTACAGAGCAGCCAACAACAACTACAGAAAGacttactactactactactactgccACTACCACGACTACCGCACAACCAACAACCACAGCAAGTCCTACGACCactactactacaacaacaacagagcaGCCAGCATCATCAACGacaacaacaccaaaaacaaCCACTACCACTGCATTACCGCAAACAACTACTAAGCGCTGGCCAGATTTTCCCATATTTCCAACAACAACTAGTACCACTGCAAGACCAATAACTACTGCAAGACCAATAGCTCCTGCAAGAccaacaactacaataaaacaTCCAGGTTATCCACCATATCGCCCAGTAAATCCATGGAAACCATATGTGCCTCCATATCGACCACAAAAACCAAATCCCCCTCAGGATCCACCACAAAATCGCTGCTACTATAGATCGCATCGCGGATCGCCATATTTACAGTGGATGTGCGGCA AATGGCAATACCAATACCCAGTGCGTTGCTACCGCTGCTGCCTCTACACCGATGTCAGCTACGCCAGTTGCTACGAAGTGCATCGCTCCCACTGCCCACTGCCCGGTCAGCAGAATTACAAAACCTACAGCAATTATTGGTTGTATTTCTAA
- the LOC129244944 gene encoding SET and MYND domain-containing protein 4 gives MPLVEKTGFFPDYYLNLKNSQSSIFDMEVAKIAACRNDYERLTFVEQFPGVRERDAELQVRRVYAGKDVDTAAQLKEKGNQAFKAKNWFEAMLFYTRSYMALPEDKASERAIILANRSATLFHMEKYDETLIDVKRSIDLGYPKELLYKLYERQARCYLAQENFPHAIDCFKKCITALDDAKVPSDKRSKLSLDCMTMIKLLERDPKSSKQAERQKKLGEVKLTMAIPDEKEFLSEAVRIDQNYAEGRFARAATDITVGEEILVEKPFVAVLLEKFAKTHCDNCFIRTAVPVACPKCADVLYCSEECQSKASSTYHKYECGILPTIWRSGASINCHMALRVLANKSLEYFLNIKQDIEKELTIAEILKLPSDDYRRVSHLERHEKTRPPSNFFQHTLMARFLTKCLAEAGYFGASPKAEDLNTIGGIILRTLQFIQFNTHEVAELHAKKADGNEKTVFIGGGLYPTLALFNHSCDPGVVRYYRGTTIHVNTIRPIEAGLQIAENYGPIYTQEGRDKRQAQLKDLYWFDCTCDPCLENWPTFEQLPTDVIRFRCDGPKQCRAIIEVPATCNDFMIKCVTCGESTNILKGLKVMQDTELMTRTAKRLYDAGDYSKALNKFIDLLKIMYEVLAPPFPDFCQCQQHTKDCFLHLGNFYNLN, from the exons atgccTTTAGTGGAGAAAACCGGCTTTTTCCCCGACTACTATCTTAACCTGAAAAACTCGCAATCGAGCATTTTTGATATGGAGGTGGCCAAAATTGCGGCATGTCGCAACGATTACGAGCGGCTGACATTTGTCGAGCAATTTCCTGGCGTGCGGGAACGCGATGCCGAGCTGCAAGTGAGAAGGGTGTATGCGGGCAAAGATGTCGACACGGCAGCACAATTGAAGGAGAAGGGCAATCAGGCATTCAAAGCTAAGAATTGGTTTGAAGCAATGCTTTTCTACACAAGAAGTTATATGGCTTTACCGGAGGACAAGG CAAGCGAACGCGCGATTATCTTGGCAAACCGCTCTGCCACACTCTTTCACATGGAGAAATACGATGAGACGCTTATTGATGTGAAACGCTCCATAGATTTGGGATATCCAAAGGAGCTGCTATACAAGCTTTACGAGCGTCAGGCGCGTTGCTATCTAGCGCAGGAGAATTTTCCGCATGCCATCGATTGCTTCAA AAAATGTATCACTGCATTGGATGATGCCAAAGTGCCTTCGGATAAACGCAGCAAATTGTCCCTGGATTGCATGACTATGATTAAGTTGCTAGAAAGGGATCCAAAAAGCAGCAAACAGGCGGAGCGACAAAAGAAATTAGGTGAGGTGAAATTGACCATGGCCATACCCGACGAGAAAGAGTTCCTCAGTGAAGCGGTGCGCATCGATCAGAATTATGCGGAGGGTAGATTTGCGCGTGCTGCCACCGATATTACAGTGGGTGAGGAGATATTGGTGGAGAAGCCATTTGTGGCGGTGCTGCTAGAAAAATTCGCTAAAACGCATTGCGATAATTGTTTTATAAG AACCGCAGTACCAGTAGCTTGTCCGAAGTGCGCTGATGTGCTCTACTGTTCCGAAGAGTGTCAATCCAAAGCCAGTTCCACTTATCACAAATACGAGTGCGGAATTTTGCCTACAATTTGGCGTTCGGGTGCATCAATTAACTGTCATATGGCTCTGCGCGTTCTTGCTAATAAATCTTTGGAGTATTTCTTAAACATTAAACAAGATATCGAGAAGGAGTTAACCATCGCTGAAATACTCAA ACTACCCAGCGACGACTATAGACGCGTATCGCATCTGGAACGCCACGAAAAAACACGGCCACCATCGAACTTTTTCCAGCACACACTCATGGCGCGCTTTCTAACTAAATGCCTTGCAGAAGCTGGCTACTTTGGTGCGTCACCTAAAGCTGAAGATTTGAACACCATTGGCGGCATAATTTTGCGTACTCTGCAGTTCATACAATTCAATACGCACGAAGTGGCCGAATTGCATGCCAAGAAGGCAGATGGCAACGAGAAGACGGTCTTCATTGGCGGAGGCCTCTATCCAACTTTGGCGCTCTTCAATCACTCATGCGACCCGGGTGTGGTGCG ATACTATCGTGGCACCACCATACATGTCAATACCATACGCCCCATCGAAGCTGGTCTACAGATTGCCGAGAATTATGGACCCATTTATACGCAAGAAGGACGCGATAAGCGCCAAGCACAACTTAAAGACCTCTACTGGTTCGATTGCACTTGTGATCCCTGTTTGGAGAATTGGCCCACCTTTGAACAGCTGCCAACCGATGTCATACGTTTCCGCTGCGATGGACCGAAACAGTGTAGAGCAATTATCGAAGTGCCGGCCACCTGCAATGATTTCATGATCAAATGCGTGACTTGCGGCGAGAGCACAAACATTTTGAAGGGGCTCAAAGTGATGCAG gACACCGAATTGATGACACGCACCGCCAAGCGTCTCTACGATGCAGGCGATTACTCGAAGGCATTGAACAAATTCATTGATCTACTAAAGATTATGTACGAGGTACTGGCACCGCCCTTCCCCGATTTTTGTCAATGCCAGCAGCACACAAAGGATTGTTTCCTGCACTTGGGCAATTTCTATAATTTGAATTAG
- the LOC129246418 gene encoding tigger transposable element-derived protein 1-like codes for MPRRTYIPKKEKVAPGFKAAKDRITLLLYSNASGDYITKPLFINRSLNPRALKNVDKSKLNVYWRANSKAWVTHSIFRDWFLNCFVPEVETYLKIKNIDFKVLLILDNAPGHPKDLNHPNVEIVFLPPNTTSIIQPLVQGTISTFKAFYIRQTFQLILDKIDSNPNMAVTELWKNFSILNCITIVEKSLKELKQSTLNGSWKNIWPEIVVKNNAVPPLHVEVSRILTIGQRFSGEGFDDMNEDDIYEIMNEGTDLTETDLIQLTTESPSVSNLAHDDATSVEDICESIPSFTLKRIREGLSLVEKMKSFFATNDPSLERSNKIIREIDINLAPYYEIEKELKKPPTKN; via the coding sequence atgccgCGTCGGACATACAttccgaaaaaagaaaaagttgcaccGGGTTTTAAGGCCGCAAAAGACAGAATTACTCTACTTCTCTATAGTAATGCATCTGGTGACTACAttacaaaacctttatttataaaCCGCTCGTTAAATCCACGAGCGttgaaaaatgtcgataaaTCCAAGTTAAATGTTTATTGGCGGGCAAATAGCAAGGCTTGGGttacacacagtatttttcgagATTGGTTTTTAAATTGCTTTGTACCTGAGGTTGAAACTTATTTGAAGATTAAGAACATCGATTTCAAAGTGCTTTTAATACTGGATAATGCCCCTGgacatccaaaagacttaaaCCATCCCAATGTAGAAATAGTGTTCCTACCACCTAATACCACGTCTATCATTCAACCGTTAGTCCAAGGTACAATATCAACGTTCAAAGCATTTTATATTCGGCAAACATTCCAACTTATTCTTGATAAAATTGATTCAAATCCTAACATGGCAGTTACAGAACTatggaaaaatttttcaattttaaactgCATTACAATTGTAGAAAAATCTCTTAAAGAATTAAAGCAGTCCACGCTAAATGGCTCATGGAAAAACATATGGCCGGAGattgttgtaaaaaataatgctGTGCCACCATTACATGTGGAAGTGAGCCGTATATTAACGATAGGTCAACGTTTCAGTGGAGAAGGCTTTGACGATATGAACGAAGATGACATTTATGAAATTATGAATGAAGGTACAGACCTCACCGAAACAGACCTAATTCAATTAACAACTGAATCTCCATCTGTCTCAAATCTCGCACATGATGACGCCACTTCGGTAGAAGATATCTGTGAATCAATTCCCAGTTTCACTCTGAAGCGCATACGAGAGGGCTTAAGTTTGGTTGAGAAAATGAAATCTTTCTTTGCAACTAATGATCCTTCGCTGGAGAGATCCAACAAAATAATAAGGGAAATAGATATTAATCTAGCACCTTATTACGAAATTGAAAAGGAGCTTAAAAAACCACCCACCAAAAACTGA